In one Lachnospiraceae bacterium GAM79 genomic region, the following are encoded:
- a CDS encoding CPBP family intramembrane metalloprotease, with the protein MDKKRLTKYLIITFLITWVCWWGDALLVKVTSLTESNVFPMIIFTIGGFGPTIAACICMEGGFTRKNLRRFLFNNTKKNWLTILVAVIVETIVFFICSDGLLSSIPRSPIAAVVVFIIFIQTALLYGGNEELGWRGTMLPILEKKVSAPLATLIVGIVWIIWHIPLWFIEGNSHQSMSFIWFAVLGLALSYWLSMVYDITRAVMFCMILHGWTNTLMGVVDINQGPLYYVLLVVMTAASMLISIRIRKK; encoded by the coding sequence ATGGATAAGAAACGACTAACAAAATATTTGATAATCACATTTCTCATCACCTGGGTTTGCTGGTGGGGAGATGCTCTGCTGGTTAAAGTCACATCTTTAACTGAGTCAAACGTGTTTCCGATGATTATTTTTACAATTGGAGGATTTGGACCGACAATTGCCGCCTGTATCTGCATGGAAGGTGGTTTTACGCGAAAGAATTTAAGGCGGTTCCTGTTTAACAATACAAAAAAGAACTGGCTGACAATTCTTGTTGCAGTTATAGTTGAAACAATAGTATTCTTCATTTGTTCAGATGGACTGCTGTCCTCAATCCCCAGATCGCCGATAGCTGCGGTTGTGGTATTCATCATATTTATACAGACTGCACTCCTGTATGGTGGCAACGAAGAACTTGGCTGGCGAGGTACTATGTTGCCGATTCTGGAGAAGAAAGTTTCTGCACCTTTAGCAACATTGATCGTTGGAATCGTATGGATCATTTGGCATATTCCGCTCTGGTTCATAGAAGGCAATTCACATCAGAGCATGTCATTTATCTGGTTCGCGGTCTTAGGATTGGCGCTCAGCTATTGGTTATCTATGGTTTATGATATCACTAGAGCTGTCATGTTCTGTATGATCCTACACGGATGGACAAACACATTGATGGGAGTGGTAGATATCAATCAAGGTCCGTTATATTATGTGTTACTGGTTGTAATGACAGCAGCCTCAATGTTAATAAGTATCCGGATTCGTAAAAAATAA
- a CDS encoding alpha/beta hydrolase — protein MKKILRNILRVILIVITVIALFVIISLVRHKVCSSREKDLLTPLGELVEVNGHKMSVYTEGDGDKTLVFMSGGGTCSPILDFKSLYSLLSNDYKIVVVEKFGYGFSDVVDENRDIDTMLSETRMALDKAGIKGPYVLCPHSMSGLEALYWAQKYPEEVEAIVGLDMAVPDYYDEMNINIPIMKLGQYGAALGITRWIPSLAESDAIKAGTLSEKEKEIYRAVFYQKTATVTMIDEVKAVKQNANIVKENGIPQVPMLLFISDGSGGTGFTKEKWRSIPENYISGCDNAGYIELDCPHYVHDYKYDEISKEIRKFIQ, from the coding sequence ATGAAAAAGATATTAAGAAATATTCTAAGAGTAATATTGATTGTAATCACGGTTATTGCATTATTCGTGATAATATCATTGGTTCGCCATAAAGTATGCAGTTCAAGAGAAAAGGATTTATTAACTCCGTTAGGTGAACTGGTAGAAGTCAACGGGCACAAGATGAGCGTATATACAGAGGGGGATGGTGATAAAACGCTTGTGTTCATGTCCGGAGGTGGAACCTGCTCGCCAATATTGGATTTTAAGTCTTTGTATTCGCTGCTTAGCAATGATTATAAAATCGTTGTAGTGGAAAAATTCGGTTATGGCTTTAGTGATGTTGTAGACGAAAACAGGGATATCGATACGATGTTAAGCGAAACAAGGATGGCACTTGATAAAGCCGGAATAAAAGGCCCATATGTGCTTTGCCCCCATTCAATGTCCGGACTTGAGGCTTTATACTGGGCACAGAAGTATCCGGAAGAAGTTGAGGCTATTGTTGGTTTGGATATGGCAGTACCAGACTATTATGATGAAATGAACATTAATATTCCTATTATGAAATTAGGGCAGTATGGTGCGGCACTTGGAATCACCAGATGGATACCGAGCCTTGCCGAGAGCGATGCAATCAAAGCCGGAACATTGTCTGAAAAGGAAAAAGAGATTTACAGAGCAGTATTTTATCAAAAAACTGCAACTGTAACGATGATCGATGAAGTAAAAGCTGTAAAACAGAATGCAAATATTGTAAAAGAAAACGGAATTCCGCAGGTGCCGATGTTATTGTTTATTTCTGACGGCTCCGGTGGAACCGGTTTTACAAAAGAAAAGTGGAGAAGTATTCCCGAAAATTATATTTCAGGTTGCGACAATGCAGGTTATATTGAATTAGATTGTCCGCATTATGTCCACGACTACAAATATGATGAGATAAGTAAAGAAATCAGGAAGTTTATTCAGTGA
- a CDS encoding peptide deformylase — MVKPIVKDILFLGQKSVPATQLDMNVVNDLRDTLAANRERCVGMEANMIGYKKNMIIVSAGPVDMIMINPVICSKIGRYETEEGCLSLEGKRKTTRYKKIEVEFQDAGFVKRKMAFEGFVAQIIQHEVDHCNGIVI; from the coding sequence ATGGTAAAACCTATTGTAAAAGATATTCTTTTTCTGGGACAGAAATCCGTTCCGGCAACACAGCTTGATATGAATGTGGTAAATGATCTTCGGGATACATTAGCTGCAAATCGTGAGCGTTGTGTCGGAATGGAAGCAAATATGATCGGGTATAAGAAAAATATGATTATTGTAAGTGCCGGACCTGTAGATATGATTATGATCAATCCGGTGATCTGTTCTAAGATCGGACGTTATGAAACAGAAGAAGGTTGTCTGTCATTAGAGGGAAAACGAAAAACAACGCGGTATAAGAAGATAGAGGTAGAGTTTCAGGATGCTGGTTTTGTAAAAAGAAAGATGGCATTTGAGGGATTTGTGGCACAGATTATTCAGCATGAGGTGGATCACTGTAATGGGATAGTGATATAA
- a CDS encoding helix-turn-helix domain-containing protein, with protein sequence METKNIIFELRTKRGMSQDELAEKIMVTRQAVSRWENGETIPNTDTLKLLSKEFDVSINTLLGEPRKLICQCCGMPLEDDTIIGHNSDGSLNEDYCKWCYADGTYTYSDMDELIDVCVKHMVDENVTENQARVYMKKLLPKLDYWKRYEELSDNGQFDQFKKELIREINDLHVEGLPEVKRLNALVGEYVNLEYRLPNGEKVKFLDGRKTYLGNQLECEFGGDRYFGVLADMDFILISTYEAQGKDPELIIYKKR encoded by the coding sequence ATGGAAACAAAAAATATTATTTTTGAACTTCGTACAAAGAGAGGCATGTCACAGGATGAACTGGCTGAGAAAATAATGGTGACGAGACAGGCTGTATCACGTTGGGAGAATGGAGAGACAATTCCTAACACAGATACTTTAAAGCTTTTATCGAAGGAATTTGATGTATCGATCAATACACTACTGGGAGAGCCTAGAAAACTTATCTGCCAGTGCTGCGGAATGCCGCTTGAGGATGACACAATCATAGGACATAATAGTGATGGTTCATTGAATGAGGACTATTGTAAGTGGTGTTATGCGGATGGAACATATACCTATAGTGATATGGATGAATTGATAGATGTCTGTGTTAAACATATGGTAGACGAAAATGTTACAGAGAATCAGGCGCGTGTTTATATGAAGAAACTTCTTCCAAAATTGGATTACTGGAAAAGATATGAAGAACTGAGTGACAATGGTCAGTTTGATCAATTCAAGAAGGAGCTGATCAGAGAAATTAATGATCTTCATGTAGAAGGTCTGCCTGAGGTAAAAAGACTGAATGCCCTTGTTGGAGAATATGTGAATTTAGAATACAGGCTTCCGAATGGAGAAAAAGTGAAATTCCTGGATGGCCGGAAAACATATTTAGGCAATCAGCTTGAATGTGAATTTGGTGGAGACAGATACTTTGGAGTTCTTGCAGATATGGATTTTATTCT